One Mercenaria mercenaria strain notata chromosome 12, MADL_Memer_1, whole genome shotgun sequence DNA segment encodes these proteins:
- the LOC123533633 gene encoding cysteinyl leukotriene receptor 1-like: MVMKTKALRHKSYSHFLCALAVFDTLSLIIRQIESVDEYYVSHLAKPGVFQYFDSLSCKLYNYMAHVITLMSSWLVVFMALERLIAVCFPFKNAALRRQTGALAAICILLVVILISQSFRFIMVEYLVYDLEYGIWDCLAGQNYIELYTSLDVYFFQWALVFVMPVVLIIICNSMVIYQIFKVKREVHRTERSMTRRQSGGGGKKTRSTGMLLTVTFTYILTLLPLFTLSLIVDLTIKLGDVETARHLYLTLTPFIDMCVSISLLNYAVNFFVYVLSGKRFRFELQRLLRRRNNIRTRTFTARSTREEILRL, encoded by the coding sequence TTTCCTGTGCGCTCTCGCAGTATTTGACACATTATCACTTATCATTCGCCAAATTGAGAGTGTAGACGAGTACTATGTATCTCACTTAGCAAAGCCGGGAGTGTTTCAATATTTTGATAGTTTAAGTTGTAAACTATATAACTACATGGCCCACGTGATCACACTGATGAGTTCATGGCTGGTTGTGTTTATGGCTTTAGAAAGACTAATAGCTGTCTGTTTCCCGTTCAAAAATGCAGCTTTACGGAGACAAACGGGGGCACTTGCTGCTATATGTATACTACTAGTTGTGATTCTCATAAGTCAATCATTTCGTTTCATAATGGTGGAGTATCTAGTATACGATCTCGAATATGGCATCTGGGATTGTCTAGCCGGGCAAAATTACATTGAGCTTTATACGAGTCTGGATGTTTATTTCTTCCAATGGGCGTTAGTTTTTGTGATGCCGGTAGTGTTGATTATCATTTGTAACAGTATGGTTATCTACCaaatattcaaagtaaaaagaGAAGTGCATAGAACTGAAAGAAGCATGACACGTAGGCAGAGTGGTGGAGGAGGGAAGAAAACTCGGAGCACTGGAATGCTGTTAACAGTGACGTTTACTTACATCCTTACTCTACTGCCGTTATTCACACTGAGTTTAATCGTTGATTTAACAATAAAGTTAGGTGATGTTGAAACAGCAAGACATTTATATCTGACACTGACACCATTCATAGATATGTGCGTGTCTATATCGTTATTGAATTATGCTGTCAATTTCTTCGTTTATGTGTTGTCGGGTAAACGCTTCCGTTTTGAACTACAAAGACTGTTAAGAAGACGGAACAACATCCGTACAAGGACTTTTACTGCAAGAAGTACACGTGAGGAGATATTACGTTTGTAA